The Theileria orientalis strain Shintoku DNA, chromosome 3, complete genome genome window below encodes:
- a CDS encoding fumarate hydratase class I yields MPIQFLNKRYLNFGIQACYKVLKSKRMAQNPCLGCKCNSTVSGASCAKEVKPAAASFHNNYVEVFAKKEGKSEVKYTRLDDLSRLLKTEESGLKRSDGRAVKFLHVPPEVLTGLTSVAFTEIMHFLRTEHLSQLRKVFDDPESSDNDRFVSMQLLKNACISAGKVLPGCQDTGTAIVIGKRGNEIFSENDAKAISKGVYDSYLTRNFRYSQMAPLSMFEEVNTKCNLPAQVEIYSQEGTDYELLFIAKGGGSANKTFLYQQTKSVLNESSLISFLMDQIKTIGTSACPPYHLAVVVGGLSAEMTLKTVKLASCKYLDGLPTEGNEYGNAFRDLEYEQLILEKTKTIGIGAQFGGKYFCHDVRVIRLPRHGASCPIGRIGVSCSADRQVLAKINPTGVYLEELEHDPAQFLPTIKSESSADEIKVDLTLGMEKVLKQLREYPVKTRVLLSGTLIVARDIAHAIIVEKMEKTNEIPSYFKEYPIYYAGPAKRPEGYVSGSFGPTTAGRMDTYAQKLMEKGASLITLAKGNRSRGFVQACKKHGGIYLGSVGGPAALIAEDCIKSVEVVDLEHLGMEAVHKIEVKEFPAFVVVDAKGNDFYGQWSRQSENGTETDENEAQVWNNYYSTIKSVKDYYKSNQHLNKTAENRNVQETVKRILGEINLDSIFTPDENYGRCLDMQPFYRTYINLQPLRNYRMSLHRQKEILRLKNKGLSEELMESHVTEFTEMDYVAYLKSFEQFHTIPRYCKYKVKEYEEYLEKLLEYLQSYFKRQNPLANHELLTVQMEETFESNWNKGAIQSWKEPTEQMELYLKPVDKLFSSEGLLNSYKSGKRYKSISEEFSKKSSDELDLLSFESRNHDKMLASREFMIQSYREVLNATLDSSVEYVQKRESRTEKETSQVLAQEILDALEEEHSESEKSDLEEQPVYNPLNLPLGWDGKPIPFWLYKLHGLGQEFKCEICGNYSYWGRKAFENHFQEWRHAFGMRCLKIPNTPHFKEITKIEDAFALYDKLRNNMDKQTFKIAHEAECEDSEGNLMNLRAYEDLKRQGLL; encoded by the exons ATGCCAATTCAGTTTTTAAACAAGaggtatttaaattttggCATTCAAGCCTGCTACAAGGTGTTGAAAAGCAAAAGAATGGCACAAAATCCATGCCTCGGCTGCAAGTGTAACAGCACGGTATCAGGAGCAAGTTGCGCGAAGGAGGTGAAACCAGCAGCGGCGTCGTTCCACAACAACTATGTAGAAGTGTTCGCAAAGAAGGAAGGGAAAAGTgaagtaaaatatacacgTTTGGACGATTTAAGCAGGTTACTGAAGACAGAGGAATCCGGGCTTAAAAGATCGGACGGAAGGGCAGTAAAGTTCTTGCACGTGCCTCCGGAAGTGCTGACAGGCCTGACGTCAGTGGCCTTCACGGAAATAATGCACTTTCTACGCACGGAGCACCTGAGCCAGCTGCGGAAAGTGTTCGACGACCCGGAGTCGAGCGACAACGATAGATTCGTGTCAATGCAGTTGCTTAAAAACGCGTGTATCTCAGCAGGAAA AGTGTTGCCAGGGTGCCAGGACACGGGAACGGCAATAGTGATAGGAAAGCGAGGAAACGAGATATTCAGCGAAAACGACGCAAAGGCGATATCGAAGGGAGTGTACGACTCGTACCTGACGAGGAACTTTAG GTACAGCCAAATGGCGCCCCTGTCGATGTTTGAGGAGGTTAACACTAAGTGTAACTTGCCAGCACAAGTGGAGATATATTCGCAAGAGGGAACGGACTATGAGCTTTTATTCATAGCAAAGGGAGGAGGCTCGGCAAATAAGACGTTTCTATACCAGCAAACAAAG TCGGTGCTGAATGAGAGCAGTCTAATAAGTTTCCTGATGGATCAAATAAAGACGATAGGAACGTCGGCATGTCCACCGTACCACCTGGCAGTGGTGGTGGGAGGCCTCTCAGCAGAGATGACGCTTAAAACAGTGAAGCTGGCGAGCTGCAAGTACCTGGACGGCCTGCCAACTGAAGGAAACGAGTACGGAAACGCATTTAGAGACTTGGAGTATGAGCAACTAATACTGGAG aAAACCAAAACTATTGGAATTGGAGCACAGTTCGGAGGAAAGTATTTCTGCCATGACGTGAGAGTGATAAGGCTGCCAAGGCACGGAGCATCATGTCCAATAGgta GAATTGGAGTATCATGTTCGGCAGATAGGCAAGTATTGGCAAAGATAAATCCAACAGGAG TATATTTGGAGGAGTTGGAACATGACCCAGCACAGTTTTTGCCAACAATTAAATCAGAAAGTTCAGCAG atgAAATAAAGGTGGACTTAACGTTAGGGATGGAAAAGGTGTTGAAGCAGTTGAGAGAGTACCCAGTGAAAACAAGAGTGTTGTTGAGTGGAACACTAATAGTAGCAAGAGATATCGCACACGCAATAATagtggaaaaaatggaaaagaCAAATGAAATACCATCATACTTTAAAGAGTACCCAATCTACTACGCAGGACCAGCAAAGAGACCAGAAGGATATGTGAGTGGGTCATTCGGACCAACAACAGCAGGAAGAATGGACACATACGCACAAAAGTTGATGGAAAAAGGAGCATCACTGATCACGCTGGCGAAAGGAAATAGATCAAGAGGATTCGTACAAGCATGTAAAAAACACGGAGGAATATACCTGGGCTCAGTGGGAGGACCAGCAGCACTGATAGCAGAAGACTGCATCAAGTCAGTGGAAGTAGTGGATCTGGAACACCTGGGAATGGAAGCAGTGCACAAAATAGAAGTTAAAGAATTCCCAGCATTCGTAGTAGTAGACGCAAAAGGAAACGATTTCTACGGACAGTGGTCAA gacAATCGGAAAATGGAACAGAAACAGATGAAAATGAAGCACAAGTGTGGAATAATTACTACTCGACAATAAAGAGTGTGAAGGATTACTATAAAAGCAATCAGCACTTGAATAAAACAGCAGAAAATCGCAACGTACAGGAGACAGTAAAGAGAATACTGGGAGAGATAAACCTGGACTCAATATTTACGCCGGACGAAAACTACGGAAGGTGCCTGGATATGCAGCCGTTCTACAGGACGTACATTAACCTGCAGCCGCTGAGAAACTACAGAATGAGTTTACACAGACAGAAAGAG aTACTGAGGCTGAAGAACAAGGGGCTCTCAGAAGAGTTGATGGAATCGCACGTGACGGAGTTCACGGAAATGGACTACGTAGCATACCTGAAGTCGTTTGAACAGTTTCACACAATACCAAGGTACTGCAAGTACAAAGTAAAGGAGTACGAAGAGTACCTGGAAAAGCTGCTTGAGTATCTGCAGTCGTATTTTAAGCGGCAAAACCCACTGGCAAATCACGAGTTGCTGACAGTGCAGATGGAGGAGACGTTTGAAAGTAACTGGAACAAAGGAGCAATACAAAGCTGGAAGGAGCCGACGGAGCAGATGGAACTGTACCTGAAGCCAGTGGACAAACTGTTCAGCTCAGAGGGACTGTTAAACTCATATAAGTCAGGAAAGAGATACAAGAGCATATCGGAGGAATTTAGTAAAAAGTCGTCGGACGAATTGGACCTGCTCTCGTTCGAAAGTAGAAACCACGACAAAATGCTGGCGTCGAGAGAGTTCATGATACAGTCGTATAGGGAGGTGCTTAACGCGACGCTGGACAGCAGCGTGGAGTACGTGCAGAAGAGAGAGTCGAGGACTGAGAAGGAGACGTCGCAGGTGCTCGCGCAGGAAATCCTGGACGCACTCGAGGAGGAACACAGCGAGTCGGAAAAGTCGGACCTCGAGGAACAGCCAGTATACAACCCACTTAACCTGCCGCTCGGCTGGGACGGAAAGCCGATCCCCTTCTGGCTGTACAAGTTGCACGGACTCGGCCAGGAGTTCAAGTGCGAAATATGCGGAAACTACTCATACTGGGGAAGGAAGGCCTTCGAAAACCACTTCCAGGAGTGGCGCCACGCCTTCGGAATGCGCTGCCTGAAGATACCGAACACGCCGCACTTCAAA GAAATCACAAAAATCGAGGACGCATTTGCCCTATACGATAAACTGAGGAACAATATGGACAAGCAGACGTTTAAAATAGCACACGAGGCCGAGTGTGAAGACTCTGAAGGGAATTTGATGAACCTGAGAGCATacgaggacctgaagagaCAGGGACTGCTATAA
- a CDS encoding uncharacterized protein (protein of unknown function DUF529 repeat containing protein) has translation MDNFIYRKNLAESFNSDLPSDSSTLIVGSQHGTGEIDSLDNVGNRTGLFSKNSSENTSKVNPELQTVCFLRGNQDDSEEHEIEFTDGARCLEIRCHGELVWKSDNENQGKQLRLKRIKDRVEIEDKGTGEVKCLDLGSELYLDFFTFGSKHPNDKAKYDFKRISNTEGIFTFKKGARCTEVRGNGLVVWKAAKGDRCARSVSYCGTRQLSINFSDGVHVFNRKYGRWVKEGEEVEEDVEPQPTEEESEPVISDESDLDELDELDLIPEDQDTVSDDSDQELDEQAESISQPPESVLVIEDSRRPSLTESDSQTLTPPPPSPEPSEHDLVSEVTPVQSYSEAPTRPDDHLRTELEDKTKEELLELVIQLTKEKQELTNENQRISNENQKRKSANKKLLKANRKLTNENLELSHEKHTLTKSNDELSAHVQRLISPSAKNIYPVVLKTTDLTNSKFFDYSKQGNKHIYTAKEGFLANMVKHYKTLLWHTLKRDEFANKVELVDDKKAIIYHVNETTTEKDLTLYMLELLMDIKHSTDEVIYKKNEKKKIEKFICKPLFIIDKAWNNNQAVWTAQPDPTQPNSGPLYSRKIVVNNSEDPPSVRVFFYGGSDEGDDDDEADPDYVIVPNPDVPTGRTFQSEKAPSAFRQTQAFFPIPSHINADASVSTPTPDPADDSSECPAEIKFYANDPNDANKTLELDSNSYQWKKIGRGRHDCDFNEGVKCTFVVCDGIEVWKFGDFQSNQYPKQVSYTNGALININFPGLNISYEKGTVPKWFGTLDDDGSPKRFNSDESHFSSNIYIFTSSSTHFREVDLIVLNDVFIDNSNVKHINS, from the exons aTGGATAATT TTATCTATCGCAAGAATCTAGCAGAATCTTTTAATTCTGATCTTCCTTCGGATTCTAGTACTTTGATCGTTGGTTCACAACATGGTACTGGTGAAATCGATTCATTAGATAACGTTGGTAATCGCACAGGGTTATTTTCCAAAAATAGCTCTGAAAATACCTCCAAGGTTAACCCAGAGTTGCAAACCGTATGTTTTCTAAGGGGTAACCAAGATGATTCCGAAGAGCACGAAATAGAGTTCACTGATGGCGCACGCTGCCTTGAAATTCGATGTCATGGCGAATTAGTTTGGAAATCTGATAATGAGAATCAGGGTAAACAACTTAGATTGAAGAGAATTAAGGACCGCGTCGAAATTGAGGACAAGGGGACTGGTGAAGTTAAGTGTTTGGATCTAGGGAGTGAGTTATACCTTGATTTTTTCACATTTGGTAGTAAGCACCCCAATGATAAAGCcaaatatgattttaaacGGATTAGCAATACAGAAGgcatttttacttttaaaaaagGTGCTCGATGCACAGAGGTTAGAGGAAACGGTTTGGTCGTATGGAAAGCAGCCAAAGGTGATAGATGTGCTCGTTCTGTGAGTTACTGTGGCACCAGACAGTTGTCCATCAACTTTAGTGACGGTGTCCATGTATTTAACAGAAAATATGGGAGATGGGTTAAAGAGGGAGAAGAAGTGGAGGAGGATGTTGAACCACAACCTACTGAAGAAGAGTCTGAGCCAGTTATATCCGATGAATCAGATTTAGATGAGTTGGATGAGTTAGACTTGATACCAGAAGATCAGGATACAGTATCAGATGATTCCGATCAAGAACTAGACGAGCAAGCAGAATCTATTTCTCAACCACCTGAATCCGTTTTAGTAATAGAAGACTCTCGCAGACCATCTTTAACTGAAAGTGACTCGCAAACTTTAACACCTCCCCCACCTTCACCTGAACCGTCAGAGCATGACCTCGTATCGGAAGTAACGCCCGTCCAATCTTATTCAGAGGCTCCAACTCGTCCTGACGACCACTTGAGAACCGAGCTTGAGGATAAAACTAAGGAAGAATTGCTTGAGTTAGTCATTCAACTTACTAAAGAGAAACAGGAATTAACTAACGAGAATCAGAGAATATCAAATGAGAATCAGAAGCGTAAAAGTGCCAATAAGAAACTCTTAAAAGCTAACCGGAAACTAACAAACGAAAATTTGGAATTATCTCACGAGAAACATACACTAACTAAAAGTAATGACGAGTTGTCAGCACATGTTCAGAGGCTCATAAGTCCATCTGCTAAAAACATCTACCCTGTGGTTTTAAAAACCACCGATTTAACTAACAGTAAATTTTTCGATTATTCTAAGCAAGGGAACAAGCACATATATACCGCTAAGGAAGGATTTTTAGCCAACATGGTGAAACACTATAAAACACTCTTATGGCACACACTTAAAAGAGACGAGTTTGCAAATAAGGTTGAACTTGTTGATGATAAAAAGGCTATTATATATCACGTTAACGAGACAACAACAGAAAAGGATTTAACTTTATATATGCTTGAGCTTCTTATGGATATAAAGCATTCGACTGACGAAGTTATTTATAAGAAAAAcgaaaaaaagaaaattgaaaaatttatatgtaaaccattatttattattgatAAGGCATGGAATAATAATCAAGCGGTATGGACAGCACAACCAGATCCGACGCAGCCTAACTCTGGACCTCTTTACTCACGTAAAATTGTCGTCAACAATTCTGAGGATCCACCCTCTGTTAGAGTATTCTTCTATGGAGGATCAGATGAAGGCGATGACGACGATGAAGCAGACCCAGACTACGTCATAGTGCCAAACCCGGATGTGCCCACTGGGAGAACCTTTCAATCGGAAAAAGCACCTTCTGCTTTTAGGCAAACTCAAGCATTTTTTCCTATCCCCTCACATATTAATGCCGATGCATCCGTCTCAACGCCTACGCCAGATCCAGCTGACGATTCTTCTGAATGCCCAGCTGAAATCAAATTCTACGCTAATGACCCCAATGATGCTAATAAGACTCTGGAGTTAGACTCCAACAGTTATCAATGGAAAAAAATTGGTAGAGGAAGACACGACTGTGATTTTAATGAAGGTGTCAAGTGCACATTCGTCGTGTGTGATGGAATTGAGGTTTGGAAGTTTGGTGATTTCCAGTCCAATCAATACCCGAAACAAGTATCTTATACGAACGGAgcattaataaatataaatttccCCGGTCTTAACATTTCATATGAAAAGGGCACTGTTCCCAAGTGGTTTGGCACGTTAGATGATGATGGTAGCCCTAAACGTTTCAACTCAGATGAGTCA CACTTCAGctcaaatatatacatttttaccTCGAgttctacacattttcgTGAAGTTGATTTAATAGTTTTAAATGATGTATTTATTGATAACTCAAATGTTAAACATATTAACAGTTAA
- a CDS encoding uncharacterized protein (CS domain containing protein), producing the protein MTLYVPIDRKTTKKDITVEFKPRNMSIEINKNEIKTEIKGSLYSTISTLESYWIIEDVELEIHLVKALEGEVWECVMMGDDPVTFDGKELDKKKMLLERFQKEHPRFDFSEAEINGTTPDPRTYLRKN; encoded by the coding sequence TTGACGCTATACGTTCCCATCGACCGTAAGACTACAAAAAAAGATATAACCGTGGAATTTAAACCTAGAAATATGAGcatagaaataaataaaaatgaaataaaaactgAGATAAAGGGGAGCCTGTACAGTACAATAAGCACTCTGGAGTCGTACTGGATAATAGAGGACGTCGAGTTGGAAATACACCTGGTAAAGGCACTAGAAGGGGAGGTTTGGGAGTGCGTGATGATGGGAGACGACCCAGTGACGTTTGATGGGAAGGAACTGGACAAGAAAAAAATGCTACTTGAAAGGTTCCAGAAGGAGCACCCGAGGTTCGACTTCAGCGAAGCAGAAATAAATGGAACGACACCAGACCCACGTACATATttaagaaaaaattaa